The DNA segment CAACTGTGCTTTAACCAATACAACTTTAACTAACACTGCTTTAACCAACACTTCTTTAACCAAAACTTCTTTAACCAACACTACTTCAATCAACGCTACTTCAATCAATGATGCGgagatgagcagcagcagcggtagTGATAACATATTCTCCAATGCACGTCGCCGGGCCAGCGAGCGTTGGGTAACCAAGTTGCAGGAGAAACAATCTCGTTTGACTGATCCCAGCTCCTTCGTCAATACGACTGTGTTGCCTGCTCCTCGTAGTGTCTCCCAGACGATCAAGAAACCACTTTTACCGCACAACAAGCAGCTGAATACGAACAACTTGCGACGTCCTAAGGCGCTGCCAAGATCTGCCTCAATATTGCCACCGATTCCCACACGCCGCACTACAATTGCAGCTCCCATTGCCACTAGAAaaaagccagcagcagttaatgttaatgttccTTCAAATATGCAATTGGTTGAGACAGCGGACTCTGAGGAAGTCGCAGAGGATGAAATGAACTGGCAAATGTAATATTGATATGTAAATGATCTCAACTTATatgatgaaataaataattattataatatgcgtattttcaaattgtatataatattttatgtataatataatacaattaatatattttaagaatttagcAAATTTCATAAGTTAAATGATTGAGATACTCATTAATGTGGTTGTGAAAAATGCGTGATTTATCTTTACTACTGCTTTAATGCCCATAGTCTTTAATCTTTTCGTTTTCTGTGCAATCTAATTAATCATAATTTCTCAGTACGGAGCATTTTCTTTTACCACCCATGTTTTCTCACTTTCTctgttaaacaatttttgtattttcgtaGAATACTTGTGGCATTTTATTGGGCTCATTTGGCATTAGAAGATGTTTGTATTTGAATCGATTTGTTGATCGGATCAAAGTTCAGGCCTTTGATGCGATTAATCGACCATTGGCAGCATCCTCAATTTAACTGCAACATGCAGAAATGTttatctaatttaaataaacaaatggtTTTTTTTGCGAATATTTAcctatgcatttaaattgtgtttctCCATCACTTTGATATGTTGTTATCAACATCGAATTGCGAATTGATATAAAGCGTCATATGATATCTGTCACTGGGGAAGACTGAAATACTTTATAGTTTAAGCACTACCCATCAGTTTACTGACAATGCACAAATTGTAGAATTTATCAAAGTCATTGGTTGtcttatttctatttctatattgtatccattcatttattttattttctcattTACAGTAAACAAACAGAGTGTAGTTGCAATTAGTTTGCCCCAGCTGGCCTGGCCCAGTTCGCTGCGAGCCAGCCTGGCCAACAGCTTTCACTGTCAACGTTAAAAGTCATTTaccacacaccacacaccGCACTCTGTCCACTCCACCTTCACTTCTTTCTCTATTTCCACCTCGTGCTCATGTTCGTCTCTTACCTTTCAGTTGGCCAAAAAAGTTGGCAAGCCAAATTTCTGCTTGGTTCCGTTCAGTTCAGTGCAGTTCAaccccaaacccaaacccaaaaccAAACCCAACCTGAACCgggcaacaatagcaataacatCATCAACGAAAGCAACTcgaaatatttgcaacatttgcaacGGTTGGCAACCAATTCAGGCGTGCGCCTAAAAATGCGCCCTCAACATTATTGCAGAGctcactaacacacacacatcacagCATTATATTGAATACTACCGcacatacaaataatatactatatatgactaaaatatgtatatggatTGGTAGTCGGGTCGGGTCGGGTAGTTGGTTAGCTGCTTGGGGTAGTTGTTGGCCCAAAAGGTGGGGGGCAACCGCATTTATAaaactgcaacagctgcagttATTTTTCAGCTTGTTTGTTGTCATTGATGCCGctgcaattttaatattctccAACAGTGTGTTTTAGCTATGCTATCAAATATGTAACACTCACAATGCTTAtctaatatattatttataattttcaataataatagaaattcttatatattgaacatttttatacccgctacccaaagggtagaagggtattataactttgtgccggcaggaaatgtatgtaacaggtacaaggaggcatctccaaccctataaagtacatatattcttgatcagcgtcaacagctgagacgatctagccatgtccgcctgtccgtccgtccgtatgaaacactggatctcagagactataagagatagagctaaaatttttcgacagcacttgttatgtttgcacgcagatcaagtttcaCATTTTCAGACCCGCAAATCTAGAGCTAGAGTTTttggtatgtacaataataactatagtaattgtgggcaaaaacgcctacttattaGGGGTCTTGGTTGCTTTGgtcgacaatctggtatattatgcagtctatggtatattttaaaactggtactatatcgatataacaaatacatcatttggtatatttttttagtatttttgtattttggtatattttgataaaaataccgcattattttggtttattcaaaatgggtagcgggtatctcacagtcgagcacactcgactgtaactttcttaactcttcaaattaagtttaatatattttaaatgtttaacagTATAGAGCATCTAAATTGCGACTTCTCAATTCCCCtaaattcttatttgttttgcctCTATATGTGCTTCCGTTTCAGTTCAATGCAAGATATTTGATTTTCGATTTCAgcataaaacgaaaaaattgaaaatgaattcaaatttgatttggtCGTTtgtgaaaatgttttcaattcatttagtTGATGGTGTAGAGTGGTTTTTGCCTATTTGATGAGTTTTCTATAGAGCTTTTCAAAAAGAATTCTCTTAAGcctgtttttatttcttttacacAGTGTCCatcatatttcattcatttctaTCCTTGAACTAGTTCCTGGACACGATGCTCCGACGCgcccaaaaagaaattaactGAATTTATTTCTCTATGTTATGCTTATCTACAGCTGCTCTTGGTAACTGTTCTCTCCGACCTCACCTGCCCTTGTCTATGTTTCGTTTTTAGTGAATTCTGTGGACCAGGTAGATGGACATCCTtttgggcagcagcagcagcagcagctgctgttggctaTGTTTTTAGCTACCAATTGTTGTTACCTGTTTCAGATGGTTCTCTCGCAGTTTTCGGCATTTACTAGAGCCACAAACATTTGGATAGTAATCCAGCAAATGCTGCGGGgcttcaacaaaaatacaaaaaataaaaacgaaacaaactcaaaatgaatttcatttcagcATTCAGTGCGTTGCTTCAGTTGCGTCATCGCTCATGGAAATGAACACATAACACATATgtagcatatatgtatgtactttttacatatatgtatatggtatatatatatcttaatCTTTATTGTTACGCGCTTACAGATAGCAACTTTGAATTCGCGTCGAAAATGTTCAAGTCTGGTTTTctaaatgtgttttttgttttagttattcGCCGGCTAGTCGCAAAACTTGTTCTGCTAATGTTCTATTACAAACTCATCGCATTATACTTTGAAACGGAATCAAAATTAACATATGTGTAAAAGTCTGTTTtataatgttttctttttgtaaaaGAAATTATAGAGGTGCGGGCCTTCTTAAAAATGTAGCCATAAATTCTTCTATCCTTAAGAACTAATTTTACAGCTATGCTGTTGAAATTTGATTAAGATATATATTGTTGATATTctgtattcaatttaaaatcaatgtttCATAATGACAAATTAGtgattgaaaattaatattctttaCCCTCAATATTGGATactaatgaaatatttctatcaattaaagtttaatacaatacaaaatccCATTCACTTTgcactttttcactttttcttaaataacaaatattatattactattattattcacTTAATGCTGTAGACCACATAAAACACTTTCAAGTAACACAATGATTTAACTTTTCACTTGAATTTGAACTTTGTCACATTCTGCCCTTAGTTCAGACAGCTATATTGTTGTCCAGTGTGTTGCCATCGTCCTTAATCTGTTCCTCTGGAACTCGCCAATCACAAAGTGCAGGATACTTTTTGCTAACAGGATCCACACACTTTGAAGCTGCTGGACCCGTCTCATAGATGGGCTCGTTGTAGATATTGTTGTAGTCGTAGTTGCAGGTCAACATGAAGAGGAATTTATTCTCGTCGGGCTCCAGGAACTTGACCCCAGCACAACCGACGCGTCGCACTTGATCCCCAACTAGCATAGTGAAGTGTCCAATCTTTTTGCTGCACAGAAATTGGAACTCAACTAGTTGACTTTGCACTTAAGAATTAAGTGGATAGACTCACCCCTCCGGATGCGAGTGGTAGCTGTCGATGTAGCTTTGATTGGCATCTTTGTACTCTCTGAACCAGTCCAAAACGAAGGTCTTCATGCGACGGGAATGCGACTTGAAATCGCGTCCAATCCAAAAGTATCCAATATTCTGTCCACTAAACTTGAAACGCGGCGTATTCCGGCACTTGTCATGGGCAAAACGACAACGCTTCGCATGCAGCTCGGCCATGTGCTCCAGTTCCTCATCCCACTTGAGCATGGGCATCTGCGAGGCTGGCGCATATCCTTCGACACCTCCATCGGCGACTTTGTCACGCACCAGATTATGCATGTCCAGCAACAGTTGACGGCGTCGCGGACTCATGTAGAGGAGCTTGGGCTTGGGACCACAATCCTCGCCAAAGCTGCCATTGTTGCCGCACGCCGTGTTTATCTCCTGCAGAATGTGGCTGCCATTGTAGAATTCACACAACGAAGGCGCACAATAGTCGCCGATGGTTGAGCTATCGCTTAGATGTAcgattataattaataacagCGTCGACAGCATTGCCCTGGGCAAGCAATCAAAGGTGCACTTGTCTAGCACTAGCAAACTCGGCATTGCGACAGTCAGTCAGCAACTGAGCTCCGGCCGTGAATAAATTTTGTCTTATGAATTGAATTGGTCTCGTCTGGTCAGCGGCTgagacgtcgacgtcgacggcggCAGCGTCAGCAGGGTTGAAGATTTGCATTGCGATCCCTCGCAGCTTTATATGCTAATACCCTTTCATCTCGCAAAGTTATAAATTACGTACGAATCGGGGAAGGGCAGACATCGACTAACTTTCGAGAGAACTGGGAAAGTTCTGAAGTTGACTTGTTACTCTATTCGAATTCTTAGTTTTTGAAGAATTACGAATTACATTGGAATTTGATCTTTCAAGATATTAATATATGGGTAATTTTCATTGTATTATTCAAGTTGTAGATGATAGTTTTAAGTTTCTTCTAAAGCAActagaattaaataatattttgcatatcataacttgctgttgctgcagcccTGGTCTTAGTACTTTCTTGTGCAGAACAGACAGAAAACAGACGTAGTACTATCGTCTTCCGGACTTTTGTTGTGCATTAGCAAACAGGTTTTTGACTGCTGCCCATCACCCAGCGCAATATATTGGGTTTTATGTAAATGGTGTAATCAAGCACTAACTGTGGGAAAAATGCTCGCTTCAAGGCAACTACAATGGCGATAAGTAGGCGTGTTGGGGATTAATTGTTGACTCCGCGGAGTCATTGGTTAACAAGTTCAGTTGGAAGTGATCGACTCTGGAATACTCATTACCCATATATCATATCTATGTCATAAAGGAGTGAAAAACTTGTGATTCTGGGTGAAATTGGggaaaatcacaaaaattaaactttatcTTTATCTAAGTATtgttatcaaatttaaaagtgGGCACTTTCATTGTCACTGTGATATAGATATTTAAAGGCATGGACAGAcataaagataaatatataatttttttaaattaaaacacaatatATCAACAGTAGAAATATTATCACAACATTTGAAATCTGTAACTTTTATAGACATTGAGATAGTCATGTTGAAAGGCtcggacagacaggcagacaggcAGGAAGAATAAACATGTTACATACATTACCATGAAGTGATTAGACTCTTCTACCTTTTGAGACAACGAGTAtaaaaagcagaagcaaatTAGAAAATCCACTCGAAAGAAACGTGCTTTAAAGCTAATCGTCactaattataataacaatgCTGGcgatttattaattgttaataacaGCACAAGTATGAGCAAAAGAATTATGCAAAAACATGCAATCACCGAGCAGAGTAATCAAACTCTGATGTGGCTTTTAAGTTATAttatgataaatatttataatattaccCTTGACAGTGGTCATACGGTAAAAATAAGAAGATGATAATCTCTATCATGCAGAGACCGTCATACTCTTACTCTCCATGGAAAGATCATAAATGTTAAGTGGTTTTTTTAGATACCGCAAACAATAGCAAAGAATTGCGTCTTTTCAGTTTGTGCATATCATTCAAGTTTCATTCACCTTGAATCTGCTTATCTCCCGTATTGTCTAGAACTTGCATTTTGACCTATATAAACCCGAATTTGTTATTTGGCATATCCCCAAAATGTttcacataaattaaatagttatcTCGACGACAAAGTAGCGcccagtcgatcacactcggGCAGTGAGTGTGTCCTCATTTTATCTCGttcgtttttaattgttttaattaaatggcaAATTTATCGCGattcttattttaaatgaattttactTTTTCGTCACTATTTATCaaagttttttctttgtataatatttatcttTCTATTTATATGTTGGTGACAATCGTAATTGAGTTAgctagttttttttgttatatagcGAGACATATTTTCTGGGGCGTCGTTGATTTCTCATGCGTGAATCTCGCTTTGGAGGTCGTGAGAGAATTCTCAGTTTTAGATTTCGTGCATTCTCTGTGCGAATTCTTGAGATTTATGTTCAAGCATTTCGTTGCCATTTATTCGCATGTATTACAAATACTTTGTAAGTATTATAGTCGATATGCCTGGGAGATCTCTCCAAGATCCAAGTGCTCAATGACGCGTTGGCTGCTTATTGCAACGCTTCGTCGCCACTCAACAATTTACAGAGCACATTTCATACATAGTATTCGCTTATTCATTTCTATATGCAGGGGAAAATTATTCAAGATAAGCGATTGTGCTCGCGTAATATTTgcatagtattttaaatactaaggTTCTATTTACGAAAATGTGgaaaaattattatcaatGAGCTGGGAACTCTGCCAGACACTAAACACAATTgcattacatatatttaaaaaaagtttcaatttcaCTGATTACATTATTCATGGTATTATGATCTCATTTGTTtctgtaaataaattgttgtttacaaaGATGTGGTCAAAGttgaaattcatttgattaaAACAGCTATAGGGTAACTTGTAGTCAAGCAAACTTATAGACAACTAAGTTTAGAATCTGTTTTAATTTTCACACACTTGGCATTAATAAAACTGAGATTCAACTAAGTGATATCACTCAACAGATGCTTAAAATAATTggaataattatatatgttaaatataaagaCCATAATTACAGTGTACTTTATTTTAAGCATCCGCTCTTCATTTATCTTTCCCATCGTTCTatgattcatatttttagcagtttcttttatttgcatgcaaatgaaatttgaatatttctatCACTTTGTAACTTTTGAGACAGCAAAATTGATTCCTCTTTTCTCCGTTATTTATACGCTTACGCAAATATCAGCTTTAGACTGGGAAaccaatttgaatttattatccAATCTTGAAATGCAGTTGCAAGTCGCCTCGTGTTTCACTCTTGTTCAGCCAGACAAATCGCTATCAGCGTTTTTACAGACAAGATATTCTCCACAACCCTTTGCCCACTTCCCTGACgcttcttttctttattagcATCTTCATTTCCATGTCTGGCGACCACTTGAACTTTGTCTGGCCACCGGCAAACTTGTGATATTTTATGTACAtctctatgtatgtatgtactatatgtatatatgtatgtagagtGTGCACTTGCAACTTGAATGCACTTGACAAAGTTCTTGGCGGTGCGCGGTGCACGCTTTAAAGTGCCCAAATCAGGAAGTTCAGCCACCCTCCTCCTCGAAAGCCCTTTTGGACGACAGGTGGCGCCATCTAGTGGCTGGCTACCATTACCAGCGAGCAAtccctgcgatccgcgtgtctACTGGCCATTAATTTCACATTAATTACCATCGTCACAGACTAGCGcgctttgctttattttgtcCCCTATGTGAAATGGATGAAGGGAATGCTCGACTGCTTGGAAAGGCTGAAAAGTGAATACATTTCCTATGTGACTACATTTTCTATTAACAGTATTATACTTAAACTGAAGACATATTtaggtatttatttatttaactactTAGGAATTAAagttatatatagtaatatatatagtaacaTTTATATTCCGATATAAAGATTGTGTTGAGTTCAACTTCTTTAAATTTggcataatatttattatgcattttaaagAACGACCTgctaaattttatattataagaaaTGGAAGATTGTGAATTTATTCCTGAAATTAAGATGAGatctgtttttgtttcatgCCAGCTATTTACAGGATATTCTGCAATCCATCAAAGTTCCTTGGCCATCGCTTTGactagttttatttttgtagtttggCCGATTGTAAAACGTCGTAATCTGCGGATTATTGGGGCAGCTGATGGTTCGTTTTAAGAGCTCCCTTCGGCTATTTATAGCTGAAACATTTGTGCCGcgctttctttatttttcgttttttttttacacaattGTATCGTTCCGGGTTACTGCGACAATATTGATGCATAGCCAACCGATTGCGGGGGTGCGAAATTGGGgcttgttttctttgttgctgttgctattgctggtatttttttcttctgacATGTCAcgcgttttgcttttaatctaCTTTGGCCGGTGACGTCATGCGTGGTCATGCCAATGGCCAAATGCAATGATTGTCAATGTCAATAGACTACGACGACTACAAACTAAGTGTTGCTATTGCTAACATTGTTAACCCCTTGCTGTGA comes from the Drosophila sulfurigaster albostrigata strain 15112-1811.04 chromosome 2L, ASM2355843v2, whole genome shotgun sequence genome and includes:
- the LOC133850492 gene encoding antigen 5 like allergen Cul n 1, which produces MPSLLVLDKCTFDCLPRAMLSTLLLIIIVHLSDSSTIGDYCAPSLCEFYNGSHILQEINTACGNNGSFGEDCGPKPKLLYMSPRRRQLLLDMHNLVRDKVADGGVEGYAPASQMPMLKWDEELEHMAELHAKRCRFAHDKCRNTPRFKFSGQNIGYFWIGRDFKSHSRRMKTFVLDWFREYKDANQSYIDSYHSHPEGKKIGHFTMLVGDQVRRVGCAGVKFLEPDENKFLFMLTCNYDYNNIYNEPIYETGPAASKCVDPVSKKYPALCDWRVPEEQIKDDGNTLDNNIAV